One Acetobacter ghanensis DNA window includes the following coding sequences:
- the istA gene encoding IS21 family transposase — MELLSVIRRWHCRDHLPIREIERRTGLSRNTIRKYLRAQSIEPRFQVPERPSRLDPFADRLRGWLVLEAARPRKNRRTARRLHEDLVALGYDGSYGRVAAFIRQWKHEQHQARQTTGRGVFVPLCFQPGEAFQFDWGEDWAVIADRRVKLQVAHTKLSFSRAFILRAYPLQTHEMLFDALTEAFRVLGGVPRRGIFDNMKTAVDRIGSGKARQVNLRFMALASHYLFEPTFCNPAAGWEKGQIEKTVQDARRQIWQDLPVFPDLGALNAWLEARCLDRWERLRHAGLPCSVSEVHASERPHLMVPGRPFDGFVEQTKRVSPTCLIQFEGNRYSVPASFANRPVSLRVYPDKLRIIAEGQVLCVHDRIITRSHGVPGRTVYDWRHYLAVIQRKPGALRNGAPFTELPAAFRTLQDQLLRRPGGDREMAEILALVLQHDEQAVLCAVELALEDGVATKTHVLNTLHRLIDAKRTVVPRLDAPQALVLEHEPCADTGRYDILRRDSRHAS; from the coding sequence ATGGAGCTTCTGAGTGTGATCCGCCGGTGGCACTGCCGGGATCATCTTCCGATCCGCGAGATCGAACGCCGGACGGGACTGTCACGCAATACGATCCGGAAATATCTCCGGGCACAGAGTATTGAACCGCGGTTCCAGGTCCCCGAACGTCCCAGCCGACTGGACCCGTTTGCTGACAGGCTGAGGGGATGGCTGGTCCTGGAAGCCGCTCGCCCCCGCAAGAATCGGCGCACGGCGCGACGACTGCATGAAGACCTTGTGGCACTGGGTTATGATGGATCCTACGGACGGGTGGCCGCTTTCATCCGGCAGTGGAAACACGAACAGCACCAGGCACGCCAGACAACGGGTCGGGGTGTTTTTGTGCCCCTGTGCTTCCAGCCCGGGGAAGCGTTCCAGTTCGACTGGGGCGAGGACTGGGCGGTCATTGCCGACCGTCGCGTCAAGCTGCAGGTTGCCCACACCAAACTGTCCTTCAGCCGGGCCTTCATACTCAGGGCCTATCCCCTACAGACCCACGAGATGCTTTTTGATGCGCTTACCGAGGCCTTCCGCGTGCTCGGTGGCGTGCCGCGGCGGGGTATTTTTGATAACATGAAGACGGCCGTGGACCGGATTGGGTCGGGCAAGGCGCGTCAGGTCAACCTGCGCTTCATGGCCCTGGCCAGCCATTACCTGTTCGAGCCGACCTTCTGCAATCCGGCAGCCGGATGGGAGAAAGGGCAGATCGAGAAGACCGTGCAGGATGCCCGGCGCCAGATCTGGCAGGATTTGCCCGTCTTTCCCGATCTGGGGGCGCTGAATGCCTGGCTGGAAGCCCGCTGCCTGGACCGTTGGGAACGGCTGCGGCATGCTGGATTGCCGTGTAGCGTCTCCGAGGTCCATGCAAGCGAACGTCCCCACCTCATGGTGCCGGGGCGTCCCTTTGACGGGTTTGTCGAACAGACCAAGCGCGTCTCACCAACCTGCCTGATCCAGTTCGAAGGCAACCGCTACAGCGTGCCGGCCTCCTTTGCCAATCGTCCGGTCAGCCTGCGGGTTTATCCTGACAAGCTGCGCATTATCGCCGAAGGGCAAGTTCTGTGCGTGCATGACCGGATCATCACGCGTTCGCATGGTGTGCCAGGCCGCACGGTGTATGACTGGCGGCATTATCTGGCGGTCATCCAGCGCAAACCGGGCGCCCTACGCAATGGCGCGCCGTTTACCGAATTGCCAGCCGCCTTCCGGACCCTGCAGGATCAACTGCTCAGGCGCCCTGGAGGCGACCGGGAAATGGCTGAAATCCTGGCCCTTGTGCTGCAGCATGATGAGCAGGCTGTCCTCTGCGCGGTTGAACTGGCACTTGAAGACGGCGTGGCGACCAAGACCCATGTTCTCAATACGCTTCATCGCCTGATCGATGCCAAGAGAACCGTGGTTCCCCGGCTCGATGCCCCACAGGCCCTGGTGCTCGAACACGAACCGTGCGCCGATACAGGGCGGTATGACATCCTGCGAAGGGACAGCCGCCATGCGTCATGA
- a CDS encoding xanthine dehydrogenase family protein molybdopterin-binding subunit has translation MDSGMRITGGSMSVRNGYPAMRRLGALGREMLLQAGAQHLGVPVSELTTQPGQVVHVASGRTVNYGDLAHVAMDLPVPGPASVKLRDPSQFRWIGKSVKRLDIYEKSTGKVDYAIDVRVDGMLHAAVQHAPRLGMTVGSIRNEEQVRQMKGVHSVHRLPGAVAVVAERWWHARRGVEALLVNWVEAEPGAASDIRVMPADFSTEEFRKHLATVSGKEENAETRGDVTRGLKNAHTIVEATYFSQYVNHGQLEPPSALARYNPDGTLDVWLPNQAPDMFRADMARRTGMDAEKITIHSPLLGGFFGRHFLYDHGSPYPQAIALAKATGRPIKLIWTREEEFLRDALRPMAAVRFRAGLDETGRPVALDVVSATEGATEGLGTKRGKDLDPTALEGLTNKAYDIPDRRIAQLFVRNPATLGYWRSVGNSMNDFLYETFLDELADKGHQDPYELRLHLLRDNRRLTTLLKAVADLSGGWKRGPFTAADGSRRARGIGMASPFGSEAAAIAEVSLENGRVRVHEVWVLIFTEN, from the coding sequence ATGGACAGCGGTATGCGCATCACGGGCGGGAGCATGTCGGTGCGGAACGGCTATCCCGCCATGCGGCGTCTCGGTGCGCTCGGACGTGAGATGCTGCTTCAGGCCGGGGCGCAGCATCTGGGTGTTCCCGTGTCAGAGCTGACCACTCAGCCGGGACAGGTCGTTCATGTCGCATCGGGCCGAACGGTCAATTATGGAGACCTGGCGCATGTGGCCATGGATCTCCCGGTGCCTGGTCCGGCCAGTGTAAAGCTGAGAGATCCGTCGCAGTTCCGCTGGATCGGCAAGTCGGTCAAGCGGCTGGATATCTACGAGAAATCGACAGGCAAGGTCGACTACGCAATTGATGTGCGGGTTGATGGCATGCTGCACGCAGCGGTCCAGCATGCGCCGCGCCTTGGCATGACGGTTGGCTCCATCCGCAACGAAGAACAGGTGCGCCAGATGAAGGGTGTTCACTCCGTTCATCGTCTGCCGGGGGCGGTGGCGGTCGTAGCCGAGCGGTGGTGGCATGCCAGACGCGGGGTTGAAGCTCTGCTGGTGAACTGGGTCGAGGCTGAACCGGGGGCAGCCTCAGACATTCGTGTGATGCCAGCGGATTTTTCGACGGAAGAGTTCAGGAAACATTTGGCGACAGTATCCGGGAAAGAAGAGAACGCGGAGACCAGAGGCGATGTGACGCGTGGATTGAAAAACGCCCATACAATCGTCGAGGCAACGTATTTCAGCCAGTACGTGAACCATGGGCAGCTTGAGCCTCCTTCCGCACTGGCACGGTATAATCCCGATGGAACACTCGATGTCTGGCTCCCCAATCAGGCGCCCGACATGTTCCGTGCCGATATGGCCAGGCGCACCGGGATGGATGCCGAAAAGATCACGATCCATTCGCCATTACTGGGTGGGTTTTTCGGACGTCATTTCCTTTACGACCATGGTAGCCCCTATCCGCAGGCCATTGCGCTCGCCAAAGCGACGGGTCGGCCCATCAAGCTGATCTGGACCCGTGAGGAAGAGTTCCTGCGCGATGCCCTGCGTCCCATGGCGGCCGTGCGGTTCCGTGCGGGGCTTGATGAGACTGGTCGTCCTGTTGCGCTTGACGTCGTCAGCGCTACGGAAGGAGCAACGGAAGGTCTCGGGACGAAGCGCGGAAAAGACCTTGATCCGACAGCCCTCGAAGGACTGACCAACAAGGCCTACGATATTCCCGACCGTCGGATCGCCCAGTTGTTCGTCAGAAATCCGGCGACGCTGGGATACTGGCGTTCCGTCGGGAATTCCATGAATGACTTTCTCTATGAAACATTTCTGGACGAACTTGCGGACAAGGGACATCAGGACCCCTACGAGCTTCGGTTGCACCTGCTCCGGGACAACAGGCGCCTGACGACTTTGCTCAAGGCGGTCGCAGACCTGTCCGGTGGCTGGAAGCGTGGCCCGTTTACGGCTGCAGATGGTTCACGCCGCGCGCGCGGGATTGGCATGGCGTCACCTTTCGGGTCTGAAGCTGCGGCGATTGCGGAAGTGTCACTCGAAAACGGGCGTGTCAGGGTGCACGAGGTCTGGGTGTTGATTTTCACTGAGAACTGA
- a CDS encoding molybdopterin-dependent oxidoreductase produces MVNGLFDDAPLMQQGPVNLSRRRFMLTSAGATTGAFVLGFGLPARQARAQAAQGPKYRGTRVPAFLEIRPDNTVRLQSPFIEGGQGTFTAMAQIVGEELDAAPSTFLVENAPGRR; encoded by the coding sequence ATGGTGAACGGTCTTTTTGATGATGCTCCCCTGATGCAGCAGGGACCGGTCAATCTGTCCAGACGGCGCTTTATGCTGACATCGGCAGGCGCTACAACGGGTGCATTCGTGCTGGGTTTCGGCCTGCCGGCCCGACAGGCGCGCGCCCAGGCCGCGCAGGGACCGAAATATCGGGGAACACGGGTCCCCGCATTCCTTGAAATCCGTCCGGATAATACCGTGCGCCTGCAAAGCCCCTTCATTGAAGGCGGGCAGGGAACGTTCACTGCCATGGCACAGATCGTCGGCGAGGAACTGGACGCGGCCCCTTCGACTTTCCTTGTTGAAAATGCCCCCGGCAGGAGATGA
- a CDS encoding (2Fe-2S)-binding protein encodes MELNINGIQHHVDVEPDTPLLWALRDDLAMTGTKYGCGLAQCGACTVLVDGQAVRSCVTPVEKVAGASITTIEAIEQDDLGKRVVAAWVKHQVPQCGYCQSGQVMAATSLLRQVPHPTDADIDAAMVNLCRCGTYNAIRTAIHDLASGSTDGGA; translated from the coding sequence ATGGAGTTGAACATCAACGGTATTCAGCACCATGTGGATGTCGAGCCTGATACTCCCTTGCTCTGGGCTCTGCGCGACGATCTTGCGATGACGGGCACTAAGTATGGCTGTGGGCTGGCGCAGTGTGGGGCCTGCACTGTGCTGGTCGACGGACAGGCCGTGCGGTCCTGCGTGACACCTGTTGAAAAAGTGGCAGGAGCGTCGATCACGACCATCGAGGCGATCGAGCAGGATGATCTTGGCAAGCGTGTGGTAGCTGCATGGGTGAAACATCAGGTGCCGCAGTGTGGTTACTGCCAGTCCGGGCAGGTCATGGCCGCGACCTCACTGCTCAGGCAGGTTCCCCACCCCACGGATGCCGATATCGACGCAGCGATGGTCAATCTCTGCCGCTGCGGAACCTATAATGCCATTCGTACCGCCATTCATGATCTGGCGTCCGGTTCAACGGACGGGGGAGCATAA
- a CDS encoding dicarboxylate/amino acid:cation symporter — translation MAAATQFGNTRRRTYAILVALVLGIVCGLSVHVWAPTYISAAEQVATLLTGLFLRLIRMVIAPLVFATLVSGIGKLGDDTLVLRVGGKVILWFLAMSFISLTIGLLAANILQPGAGFSAPLPADIASLKHPFQPIDFVLHIVPTSILDAMSRNDILQIVVFSVLFGVSLPAAGKAGKTMLAWSEELAHIMLRMTDMVMVLAPLAVFGSIMGSLAHSGPEMMMHFGRFLVQFYGTIMSLWCVLTFVAFCVIGPRIKDLIKELVQPVLLGFATASSESVYPLLLERLENFGVPSRIAGFVLPLGYSFNLDGSILFQSFGAMFIAQAYGIHLAWTQQALMVLVMMLSSKGIAGVPRASLVTLVAVLPQFGLPEAGIALILGIDHFLDMLRTATNVLGNGYAAAVSAKWEGVLSEGPTEDVI, via the coding sequence ATGGCAGCTGCCACGCAGTTCGGAAATACCAGGCGGCGAACATACGCCATCCTTGTTGCTCTTGTTTTGGGTATTGTATGCGGACTGTCCGTGCATGTCTGGGCGCCGACATATATTAGTGCGGCAGAGCAGGTCGCTACCTTGCTTACTGGCCTGTTCCTCAGGCTGATTCGCATGGTTATTGCCCCTTTGGTGTTCGCCACTCTGGTCAGTGGGATTGGTAAGCTTGGGGATGATACGCTGGTACTGCGGGTGGGCGGCAAGGTTATCCTCTGGTTTTTGGCGATGTCCTTCATTTCATTGACCATAGGTTTGCTGGCGGCCAACATTCTACAACCCGGGGCTGGGTTTTCAGCACCATTGCCGGCGGACATTGCGTCCCTCAAGCATCCGTTCCAGCCGATCGACTTTGTGCTGCATATCGTGCCCACCAGTATTCTGGATGCAATGTCACGGAATGACATTCTTCAGATCGTGGTTTTTTCGGTCTTGTTTGGTGTGTCTTTGCCGGCTGCGGGTAAGGCGGGCAAAACCATGCTGGCTTGGTCAGAAGAGCTGGCGCATATCATGCTGCGTATGACCGATATGGTCATGGTGCTGGCGCCCCTTGCCGTTTTTGGTTCCATTATGGGGAGCCTAGCGCATAGTGGCCCAGAAATGATGATGCATTTTGGGCGTTTTCTGGTCCAGTTCTACGGGACCATCATGTCGTTGTGGTGCGTACTGACCTTTGTTGCTTTCTGTGTGATTGGGCCTCGCATAAAAGACCTAATCAAGGAACTTGTTCAGCCCGTTCTCCTCGGGTTTGCTACGGCGAGCAGTGAGTCAGTTTATCCGCTCTTGCTCGAACGCCTGGAAAATTTCGGTGTTCCATCCCGGATTGCCGGGTTTGTTCTGCCCTTGGGGTATAGCTTTAACCTTGATGGCTCCATCCTGTTCCAGTCTTTTGGGGCCATGTTTATTGCACAGGCGTATGGCATTCATCTGGCGTGGACGCAGCAGGCCTTGATGGTGCTGGTTATGATGTTGAGCAGCAAAGGGATAGCAGGCGTGCCAAGGGCCTCGCTGGTTACGTTGGTTGCTGTTCTGCCCCAGTTCGGTCTTCCAGAAGCGGGTATCGCTCTTATTCTTGGTATTGATCATTTTCTGGATATGCTGCGTACGGCCACAAACGTGCTGGGTAATGGTTATGCGGCCGCTGTTTCCGCCAAATGGGAAGGGGTTTTGTCAGAGGGGCCGACTGAAGACGTGATCTGA
- a CDS encoding efflux RND transporter permease subunit translates to MNAIVLTALKRPYTFVVLSILIFVFGVLAVFRAPTDVFPNIKIPVVSVVWTYGGMLPEEFAGRITYNYELAVTSTVEGIEHMESSSYYGRSIVNIYFQPGTDIGEAEAEVTAISQTVIKQLPDNIPAPMIMRLDASSVPVLSLQVTSNKQTPSDLFKIAMTRIRPILVTVPGSVLPQAYGGMDSFIMVALNQKQLQAHHLSAMDVQNALRKQNIVLPAGDQKIDRTDWMVQTNATPRSMKELGDIPVKRAGNAVIYVHDVANVYRGGHPQTNLVVVEGRQGVEIVVMKSGDASTLDVVAQTKALLPRVAKLVPPDVHISVLSDASIAVKDAINDVVREMATAAVLTGLVVLLFLGSWRSTVIIATSIPLCILSAIICLLWSGQTINVMTLGGLALAVGILVDDATVMIENIDTHLEMGKDLENAIIDAANQIVVPTLVSTLCICIVWTPLFRLSGVAGWLFMPMAEAIVYAMLASFILSRTLVPTMAKYLLAGQVHSGLHGEQHEALPKGVLGRFQNHFEAAFQSFRQRYGRVLEKIVIHRRPFVLIFLGGSVASLGLFACVGQDFFPEVKSGMLQMHMRAPLGTRIETTGRIVSLVDDRIKQLFPGKVESIINNCGLPEGPHNQAFIPTPTIGTQDCDLTISLKDDTSAVWDYRHTLRRDLSAQFPGTSFTFQPADLTARILNFGSPAPIDIQVSGPDIRANYAYAKTLVNKLRAIPGSADVTIQQTMKTPTLFVQGNRSFGQATGMTEGDIANNELMTLSGSQTVDPQYWLDPKTGITFPLNVYVSQDQLTHYNNLLTIPVDKGDSDPGAKDMQLLGSISTVTPTGTPGQVSHYNSMPDIDIYVSTEFSDLGSVLTRVNQIVEQTKADVPRGAAVDIRGQATTMHGAYTELVAGLIISVLLIYMLIVINFQSWVDPFIIISALPGALAGIAWSLFLTQTRLSVPALTGAIMCMGTATANSILIVSFAKERLALHHNAMTAAIEAGFGRIRPVIMTASAMMIGMIPMATSNSQNAPLGKAVIGGLLVATVSTLLFVPCVYAIFHHKPAASSAEDEHVGKEAV, encoded by the coding sequence ATGAATGCGATCGTCTTAACCGCATTGAAACGACCCTATACCTTTGTGGTTCTTTCAATTCTTATTTTTGTGTTCGGTGTTCTGGCTGTGTTTAGGGCCCCGACAGACGTGTTCCCTAACATCAAGATCCCAGTGGTCTCGGTCGTATGGACATATGGCGGCATGTTGCCCGAGGAGTTTGCTGGACGCATTACCTACAACTACGAGTTGGCCGTCACCTCCACTGTGGAGGGGATCGAGCATATGGAAAGCAGTTCGTATTACGGTAGAAGTATTGTGAACATATACTTCCAGCCGGGAACTGATATTGGTGAGGCGGAAGCCGAGGTAACGGCCATTTCCCAAACCGTTATCAAGCAGCTGCCAGACAATATTCCAGCCCCCATGATCATGCGGCTGGACGCATCCTCTGTGCCTGTTCTGTCCCTTCAGGTCACATCAAACAAACAGACGCCGTCTGACCTGTTCAAAATCGCCATGACGCGGATCCGGCCTATTCTGGTAACCGTCCCCGGTTCTGTTCTGCCGCAGGCTTATGGCGGCATGGACAGCTTTATTATGGTGGCGCTCAACCAAAAGCAGCTTCAGGCCCATCATCTCTCCGCCATGGATGTGCAGAATGCCCTCCGCAAACAGAACATTGTGCTCCCTGCTGGTGACCAGAAAATAGACCGCACGGACTGGATGGTACAGACCAACGCCACCCCTCGCTCCATGAAGGAGCTAGGGGACATTCCAGTCAAGCGCGCTGGAAATGCCGTCATTTACGTGCATGACGTCGCCAACGTTTATCGCGGAGGCCACCCACAGACCAACCTTGTGGTCGTTGAAGGACGGCAGGGGGTGGAAATTGTCGTCATGAAAAGTGGCGATGCCTCTACGCTGGATGTCGTAGCGCAAACCAAAGCGCTATTGCCCAGAGTTGCCAAACTCGTTCCACCAGATGTGCATATCTCTGTCCTCAGCGATGCCTCCATTGCCGTCAAGGACGCCATAAATGACGTTGTGCGGGAAATGGCGACAGCCGCTGTGCTCACAGGTCTGGTCGTCCTACTTTTTCTTGGCTCATGGCGGTCCACTGTCATTATCGCCACATCCATACCCTTGTGCATTCTCAGCGCAATTATCTGCCTTTTGTGGTCTGGACAGACCATAAACGTCATGACCCTTGGCGGGCTGGCGCTAGCCGTTGGTATTTTGGTGGATGACGCCACGGTCATGATCGAAAATATCGACACCCATCTGGAGATGGGGAAGGATCTGGAAAACGCCATTATTGATGCCGCCAACCAGATTGTTGTGCCCACGCTGGTGTCCACCCTGTGCATCTGCATTGTATGGACCCCGCTCTTCCGCCTGAGTGGTGTTGCTGGCTGGCTGTTCATGCCCATGGCTGAAGCCATTGTGTACGCCATGCTAGCGTCGTTCATTCTCTCCCGCACGCTCGTCCCGACCATGGCCAAATACCTGCTGGCGGGGCAGGTGCACAGCGGGCTGCATGGTGAGCAGCACGAGGCCTTGCCTAAAGGCGTCCTTGGCCGGTTTCAGAATCATTTTGAAGCCGCTTTTCAGAGCTTTCGCCAACGCTATGGTCGCGTGCTTGAAAAGATCGTGATTCACCGACGCCCCTTTGTGCTGATTTTTCTAGGTGGCTCCGTTGCATCACTTGGCCTATTTGCATGTGTAGGTCAGGATTTTTTCCCCGAGGTCAAATCCGGTATGCTCCAAATGCACATGCGTGCGCCACTGGGCACTCGGATAGAAACAACCGGCCGTATTGTCAGCCTAGTGGATGACCGGATCAAACAGTTATTTCCCGGCAAGGTTGAGAGCATCATCAACAATTGTGGTCTTCCCGAAGGGCCGCATAATCAGGCTTTCATCCCGACCCCCACCATTGGAACGCAGGACTGCGATCTGACGATTAGCCTCAAGGATGATACGTCTGCCGTGTGGGACTACCGGCACACGTTGCGGCGAGATTTGTCCGCCCAGTTTCCCGGTACCAGCTTTACCTTTCAACCAGCCGACCTGACTGCCAGAATTCTGAATTTTGGCTCGCCCGCCCCCATTGATATTCAGGTTTCCGGCCCGGATATTCGCGCCAATTACGCTTATGCCAAAACGTTGGTTAACAAGCTAAGGGCCATTCCCGGTTCGGCAGATGTGACCATCCAACAGACCATGAAGACCCCTACCCTGTTTGTTCAGGGCAACCGCTCCTTTGGGCAGGCAACGGGCATGACTGAAGGAGACATTGCCAACAATGAACTGATGACCCTCTCCGGCAGTCAGACGGTTGACCCACAATACTGGCTGGACCCCAAAACAGGCATTACGTTCCCACTGAATGTCTATGTCTCTCAGGACCAACTAACGCATTACAACAACCTGCTGACCATCCCCGTGGACAAAGGCGACAGCGACCCCGGAGCAAAGGACATGCAGCTTCTGGGAAGCATCAGCACGGTCACACCGACCGGCACCCCTGGGCAGGTTTCCCATTACAACTCCATGCCGGACATTGATATTTATGTCTCGACCGAGTTCAGCGATCTGGGAAGTGTGCTTACGCGGGTTAACCAGATTGTGGAGCAGACCAAGGCCGACGTGCCGCGCGGTGCGGCCGTGGATATTCGCGGGCAGGCCACAACCATGCATGGCGCTTACACGGAGCTAGTGGCCGGTCTGATTATTTCCGTATTGCTGATTTACATGCTGATTGTGATCAACTTCCAATCCTGGGTTGATCCTTTCATCATTATCTCGGCTCTTCCAGGCGCTCTGGCTGGCATTGCTTGGAGCCTGTTCCTTACCCAGACCCGTCTATCCGTTCCGGCCTTGACCGGTGCGATTATGTGCATGGGCACAGCTACGGCCAATTCCATTCTTATTGTCTCGTTCGCCAAGGAACGCCTTGCCCTGCACCACAATGCCATGACGGCAGCCATAGAAGCCGGGTTTGGCCGTATCCGCCCGGTTATCATGACCGCATCAGCCATGATGATTGGCATGATACCTATGGCAACCAGCAATTCTCAAAATGCTCCCTTGGGGAAAGCCGTTATTGGCGGGCTGCTTGTCGCCACGGTTTCCACCCTTCTGTTTGTTCCCTGTGTGTATGCAATTTTCCACCACAAACCCGCTGCGTCATCTGCAGAAGATGAACACGTCGGGAAGGAGGCGGTCTGA
- a CDS encoding efflux RND transporter periplasmic adaptor subunit encodes MSPALKRKLLLGLVLGLITADVGYLLVQRARNTVHIAADAAYASIPDVAVTHPQPAPPTLSMTLPGTINAWYEAPIYAQASGYVKMWYKDYGAAVKAGDVLAEINTPKLDAEYAQAQADLKVAQAKYGLAAVTANRWRSMGQSQAVSGQSVSVQNANEQSARAELEAAQHKLDQVDAMERFKTIVAPFDGVVISRNINVGDYVGAGSGNMNANGTSSELFTVADTHAMRLFVSVPETFSSILKPGLVARVTVPQFPNAPFSAKFLTIAKGFDPNTRTVVTEFTIDNQDQKLWPGSFASVSLTAPAEKGVYTIPTGALVFQEHGMQVATVDENHVVHMHNITVGRMSDAYTEVDGGVLPTDQIINNPPADLMEGQLVRLATPAQGYLSTPSAQNSGANTNEEDDE; translated from the coding sequence ATGTCCCCTGCCCTCAAACGCAAACTGCTTCTTGGCCTTGTGCTGGGTCTTATTACGGCAGACGTTGGCTATCTACTGGTCCAACGGGCGCGCAACACCGTACATATTGCGGCGGATGCGGCTTATGCCAGCATTCCTGATGTTGCGGTCACGCACCCACAGCCTGCTCCGCCAACCCTGTCCATGACCCTGCCGGGCACCATTAATGCGTGGTACGAAGCACCAATTTATGCTCAGGCCTCCGGCTATGTGAAAATGTGGTACAAAGACTATGGTGCCGCCGTTAAAGCGGGCGATGTTCTGGCCGAAATCAACACCCCAAAGTTGGATGCCGAATACGCGCAGGCTCAGGCCGACCTCAAGGTCGCACAGGCCAAATATGGACTTGCCGCTGTAACGGCAAACCGCTGGCGGTCCATGGGGCAGTCTCAGGCTGTCTCAGGTCAGTCCGTTTCTGTGCAGAATGCTAACGAGCAGAGCGCCCGCGCCGAACTGGAAGCCGCCCAGCACAAGCTGGATCAGGTTGACGCCATGGAGCGGTTCAAAACCATTGTCGCTCCTTTTGATGGCGTCGTTATCTCACGCAATATCAATGTCGGAGATTATGTTGGCGCAGGTAGCGGTAACATGAACGCCAATGGCACCAGTAGCGAGTTGTTTACGGTTGCAGATACCCACGCCATGCGTCTGTTTGTATCTGTGCCGGAAACGTTTTCGTCCATTCTTAAACCCGGCCTTGTTGCGCGTGTGACTGTTCCGCAGTTCCCCAACGCACCTTTTAGCGCAAAATTTCTCACCATCGCCAAAGGGTTTGACCCGAACACCCGTACAGTCGTGACCGAATTCACCATAGACAACCAGGACCAGAAGCTCTGGCCCGGCAGTTTTGCCTCGGTCTCGCTCACAGCACCTGCAGAAAAAGGGGTTTATACCATCCCAACCGGCGCGCTCGTTTTTCAGGAGCACGGTATGCAGGTCGCTACCGTGGATGAAAACCATGTTGTTCATATGCACAACATTACCGTTGGCCGCATGTCTGACGCCTATACCGAGGTCGATGGCGGTGTTCTGCCCACGGATCAGATTATCAACAACCCGCCAGCAGACCTTATGGAAGGGCAGTTAGTCAGACTGGCCACACCCGCCCAAGGATACCTGAGCACACCGAGTGCCCAAAATAGCGGTGCCAACACCAATGAGGAGGATGACGAATGA